A stretch of Dysidea avara chromosome 5, odDysAvar1.4, whole genome shotgun sequence DNA encodes these proteins:
- the LOC136256174 gene encoding P-selectin-like, with the protein MCQDDDTWSGTQPTCTREVRCARLTAPDNGDIDCSLGDDGEANPGDTCTFTCDDGFDLSGSASRTCRNDGSWSGSAATCSRVITCPPLTAPVNGDIDCSLGGDGEANPGETCTFTCDGGFELGGSSSRTCTNAEDWSGTTTSCTTAVTTCPQLTAPDNGAIDCSLGGDGEANPGDTCTFTCDDGFGAVGSGSRICTVDGSWSGTQPTCRQACSILTAPDNGDIDCSLGDDGEANPGDTCTFTCDDGHELSGRGRRTCRDDGTWSGLAATCAIPEIICRVLTAPDNGDVDCSLGDDGEANPGDTCTFKCNTGFGIEDGSISRTCQIDGTWSGRRTECGRACQPLTAPDNGDIDCSLGDDNVPTNRDSCTFTCDDGFRLRGSTGRNCRIRRGRAQWTGDETTCAGAVLCQPLTAPDNGDINCNLGGDGVANLGDTCSFTCDDGFRLVNDQTRTCAQQQNSGRWSGTRTECRALNTCPTLTAPVNGSIDCSLGDDGLPTNRDTCTFTCDDGYGRDGPSERTCEFQSGQIRWSGRNVSCNAETNVCPTLPTPANGRLKCGLGRDGFPTQGDVCRFLCDDGFTLEGRGRRMCQLRNGVARWTGRDGDTTCVRASAKRSIFDILFGH; encoded by the exons ATGTGTCAAGATGATGATACATGGAGTGGCACCCAGCCTACATGTACACGag AGGTAAGGTGTGCACGacttactgctcctgataacggagatattgattgttcactgggagatgatggagaagctaatcctggagacacttgtaccttcacatgtgatgatggtttTGACCTAAGTGGCAGTGCCAGTAGGACTTGCAGAAATGATGGAAGCTGGAGTGGTTCTGCTGCTACTTGTAGTAGAG TAATAACATGTCcaccacttactgctcctgttaatggagatattgattgttcactgggagggGATGGAGAAGCTAACCCTGGAGAAACTTGTACCTTCACATGCGATGGAGGATTTGAGCTAGGTGGTAGTTCTAGCAGAACGTGCACAAATGCTGAAGATTGGAGTGGCACCACAACAAGTTGTACAACAGCAG TGACAACATGTCCTCAACTaactgctcctgataatggagctattgattgttcactgggaggaGATGGAGAAGCTAATcctggagacacttgtaccttcacatgtgatgatggtttTGGTGCAGTTGGAAGTGGCAGTAGGATATGCACAGTCGATGGATCCTGGAGTGGTACTCAGCCTACATGTAGACAAG CATGTTCAATacttactgctcctgataatggagatattgattgttcactgggagatgatggagaagctaatcctggagacacttgtaccttcacatgtgatgatggtcATGAGTTAAGTGGCCGTGGTAGAAGAACCTGTAGGGATGATGGTACATGGAGCGGTTTAGCAGCAACTTGTGCAATACCAG AAATAATTTGCCGAGTTcttactgctcctgataatggagatgttgattgttcactgggagatgatggagaagctaatcctggagacacttgtaccttcaAGTGTAATACTGGGTTTGGAATAGAAGATGGGAGTATTAGCAGGACATGTCAGATTGATGGGACCTGGAGTGGTAGAAGGACTGAATGTGGACGAG CAtgtcaaccacttactgctcctgataatggagatattgactgttcactgggagatgacaATGTTCCTACTAATAGAGATAGCTGCACTTTTACATGTGATGATGGCTTTAGGTTACGTGGCAGTACCGGAAGGAATTGTCGGATTAGACGTGGAAGAGCACAATGGACTGGTGATGAAACTACATGTGCTGGAG CTGTCTTGtgtcaaccacttactgctcctgataatggagataTTAACTGTAACCTGGGAGGAGATGGAGTAGCTAATCTTGGAGACACTTGTAgcttcacatgtgatgatggtttCAGGCTAGTTAATGATCAAACTAGGACATGTGCACAACAGCAAAACTCAGGGAGATGGAGTGGCACCAGGACTGAATGCAGAGCAT TGAATACATGTCCAACTCTTACGGCACCAGTAAATGGAAGTattgattgttcactgggagatgatggactTCCTACTAACAgagacacttgtaccttcacatgtgatgatggttatggGCGAGACGGTCCTAGTGAAAGGACATGTGAATTCCAATCAGGTCAAATCAGATGGAGTGGTAGAAATGTCTCCTGTAATGCAG AGACAAATGTGTGTCCAACACTCCCAACTCCTGCTAATGGAAGATTAAAATGTGGGCTGGGACGAGATGGGTTTCCCACTCAAGGAGATGTTTGCAGATTCCTTTGTGATGATGGGTTTACGTTGGAAGGCAGAGGTAGGAGGATGTGTCAACTACGAAATGGTGTTGCAAGGTGGACTGGACGTGATGGTGACACGACATGTGTTAGAG CAAGTGCAAAACGAAGTATATTCGACATCCTCTTTGGACATTAA